The following are encoded together in the Hyalangium ruber genome:
- a CDS encoding FG-GAP repeat domain-containing protein produces the protein MRRAVWQWLLMSFALVWGASGCNCGTPPVESALEVDFARPTDGQRLALVDDADPATDGFQYDVEAVARDTADRPVTIASAKLELRAPSEQVWRAGPEGIIDGAVVRFPGALLLARTNVLQVTVEEAGSRRTATRRISVTVSTEAPTVDLTQPAEGQVLRESDDADPGTAGYQLRFTVKSTGLAGKTGTLYCEQACGVPATDFTVNSSGVTQLSVTLGQAACESERAACYAVVRTGEQSVTSTKRNILLDTVAPQVEVAGPFAPVASTTFRVEATVGCIDSGMTATLSRPNAPDLSTQVVAGSVSFPTVTVPVDGEYLYTLRVADEGGNVTTREIPVTVASAAPSLTLLVAGSVTSDGSPQAEGIQIPVSVQVDTLPVGTEVRLFTSVTGQFGRPQRVATVQAGTHRVASFTANLAEGVNTVQACVSNAAGIEQCAVESVTVSTGRPLCRIISPVDGALTRATSTQVRVESGNGPISVVARDASGTPRGQASGTAASGSGQLALSLPGDGEYTLVATCPGSNATSQALSLGVDTTAPALSFNVRGLPAGQTTLGSGLNDTSLSPGMQIALEVATEPRASVTATGCGMTAGVTGQADASGALVLRDVSVPSRGTCELRLVSTDPAGNTTPQTQTLTLAFAGGELRFISPEAERYLGASDGVMATPGAGLTVAVRLAVTPTVAGTLRLLRGTTEIASVPVALSDTEKTFTGVVLEEGANVLRAELIGPGGIVACATVLLLVDTLPGNIVLEIPAPPPAPAPVYIVSTDVTPGREGIQYQLRYSAPGRSPNAVVDLCTDVALTPGAAPCRDGSGWFTLASNVPAFSPEFTYPDGRYTLKAVLDDGAISVSEEVPIWVDSVEPVVRAVELLGDTNGDKRLNAVELPTGAPQLRIAVDGLEPGRSVQVRNASNLGVIYGQATVTDGQATVSLSSLPTGIAADYALVVTVTDAAGNANRIANPTAFYPLNTAAFFSFRLDRVAPSLVVSAPTRNVLGIADDGSSAPGFQLRVTVNTDTDVGAGGVRMELTPSGGAVDLTPTSLAATHEYTLPSSGKVTYTLTITATDTSGNRSAQVLQSITVDLEAPVVDLVTPMAGTLYTNASIPVRVDVGSDDVGSVRIFTQVDGGSQTIVGDLPVSSGVAQGTLNFPTGVQTVSVEATDTAGNTARDLAAGVDVRLPCPITLTTPSAAVVTLLSRDDRDPATPGLQYRLIGSTPACGGRTVSLYRGGSSTPEATTTADATTGDFFFDVTLSDGEHTVLTIEVFSSSGAPTTVSVDVTVDITPPLITSVSPSPTTLYFVASTNVFLLPTPAPDRVVDAAPGGDANATFTLTVIQAVGSKVQAFYRGSAVSSEFSVTTDPQTLEVPVTLPQDTVGTLELRVQDVSGNVTSHSVAATVDVVPPATPTVTRTLVAGQERTARVEVTWTASGDDGTSGVPVGYDLRWTTNALLQNGIQDTAAFFGTKVRQETGNLLPAGTTRYTLTVPPLARYSIQVRPRDEVGNYAPFVAETAQEVLSNFWTSLTLTNPGAAGNNFGLYINSRGDLNADGFDDLVVAAASSVPGTAHIYYGKSNPTAANPPLRQDLTLPETGSQFYGADFDVGDAGNPTADVVQDLLLGVRGYATNSGRAFLYFGRKNTTVDTTGPIEFRGPAGATLGGTVKMIGDITGDGLQELALSAHTENPPKVYIFYGRSPSAWRALGTGCSATAPCVVTTSSADKVITGPANTPVVNFFGRNRGYTRLGDITGDGVEDFTLPHSFERINNLYVYSGSTVRSANPPTLADALQVLHQGPNTGGSLPTSFGTEAVGGVNLAGGPRLDLVVSQALLNKVYVFRDGGPSGFTTAPLEILGGSRLGNALAQGDLNGDGRPDLAIGQNLSAGGSAFVFYNRGIPGEEFDTMQENGFSQSKVESASSLGITLTILDFNGDGKPDLAAGDSQSNPARVMVYY, from the coding sequence ATGCGCCGTGCGGTATGGCAGTGGCTGCTGATGAGCTTCGCGCTGGTATGGGGCGCCTCCGGGTGCAACTGCGGCACGCCTCCCGTCGAGTCGGCGCTGGAGGTGGACTTCGCGCGGCCCACGGACGGGCAACGGCTGGCGCTGGTGGACGACGCGGATCCGGCCACGGATGGCTTCCAATACGACGTGGAGGCGGTGGCGCGGGACACGGCGGACCGTCCGGTGACGATCGCCAGCGCGAAGCTGGAACTGCGCGCGCCCTCCGAGCAGGTGTGGCGGGCGGGGCCCGAGGGCATCATCGACGGAGCCGTGGTGCGCTTCCCGGGGGCGCTGCTGCTGGCGCGCACCAACGTGCTGCAGGTGACGGTGGAGGAGGCGGGCAGCCGGCGCACGGCCACCCGGCGCATCAGCGTGACGGTGTCCACGGAGGCGCCCACGGTGGACCTGACGCAGCCGGCCGAGGGCCAGGTGCTGCGCGAGTCGGACGACGCGGATCCGGGCACGGCGGGCTACCAGCTGCGCTTCACGGTGAAGAGCACGGGGCTGGCGGGCAAGACGGGCACGCTCTACTGCGAGCAGGCGTGCGGCGTGCCGGCCACGGACTTCACGGTGAACAGCAGCGGGGTGACGCAGCTGTCGGTGACGCTGGGGCAGGCGGCGTGCGAGTCCGAGCGGGCGGCGTGCTACGCGGTGGTGCGCACCGGGGAGCAGTCGGTGACGTCCACCAAGCGCAACATCCTGTTGGACACGGTGGCGCCGCAGGTGGAGGTGGCCGGGCCGTTCGCGCCCGTGGCCTCCACGACGTTCCGGGTGGAGGCCACCGTGGGCTGCATTGATTCCGGCATGACCGCCACGCTGTCGCGGCCGAACGCTCCGGACCTGTCCACGCAAGTGGTGGCCGGGAGCGTGTCCTTCCCCACGGTGACGGTGCCGGTGGATGGGGAGTACCTCTACACGCTGCGCGTGGCGGATGAGGGCGGCAACGTCACCACGCGGGAGATTCCCGTCACGGTCGCGAGCGCCGCGCCCTCGCTGACCCTGCTCGTCGCCGGGAGCGTCACCTCGGACGGGAGTCCCCAGGCAGAAGGGATCCAGATCCCTGTGAGCGTCCAGGTGGACACCCTGCCCGTGGGCACGGAGGTGCGGTTGTTCACCTCGGTGACGGGCCAGTTCGGGCGCCCCCAGCGTGTGGCGACGGTGCAGGCCGGCACCCACCGCGTGGCGTCCTTCACGGCGAACCTGGCCGAGGGCGTCAACACCGTGCAGGCCTGCGTGAGCAACGCCGCGGGCATCGAGCAGTGCGCGGTGGAGTCCGTCACGGTCTCCACGGGCCGGCCGCTCTGTCGCATCATCTCCCCCGTGGATGGCGCGCTCACCCGCGCCACGTCGACGCAGGTCCGGGTGGAGTCGGGCAACGGCCCCATCTCCGTGGTGGCGCGCGATGCCAGCGGCACTCCGAGAGGCCAGGCCAGCGGGACGGCAGCTTCCGGCTCGGGCCAGCTGGCGCTCTCCCTCCCGGGAGATGGCGAATACACCCTGGTCGCCACCTGTCCGGGGAGCAACGCCACGAGCCAGGCGCTGTCGCTGGGCGTGGACACCACCGCGCCCGCGCTGTCCTTCAACGTGCGCGGGCTGCCCGCGGGGCAGACCACCCTGGGCTCGGGACTGAACGACACCTCGTTGAGCCCGGGCATGCAGATCGCCCTCGAGGTGGCCACCGAGCCGCGTGCCTCGGTGACGGCCACGGGGTGCGGCATGACGGCGGGCGTGACGGGCCAGGCCGACGCCAGCGGCGCGCTGGTGCTGCGCGATGTCTCCGTTCCGTCCCGTGGCACGTGTGAGCTGCGGCTGGTGTCCACCGACCCCGCGGGCAATACCACCCCGCAGACCCAGACGCTGACGCTGGCCTTCGCGGGTGGGGAGCTGCGCTTCATCTCCCCCGAGGCGGAGCGCTACCTGGGCGCCTCGGACGGAGTGATGGCGACGCCGGGCGCGGGGCTTACCGTGGCCGTGCGCCTGGCGGTGACGCCCACGGTTGCGGGAACGCTGCGGCTGCTGCGCGGGACGACCGAGATCGCCTCCGTGCCGGTGGCGCTCTCCGACACGGAGAAGACGTTCACGGGCGTGGTGCTTGAGGAGGGCGCCAACGTGCTCCGGGCCGAGCTCATCGGACCGGGAGGCATCGTGGCCTGCGCCACGGTGCTGTTGCTGGTGGATACCCTGCCGGGGAACATCGTCCTGGAGATCCCCGCGCCTCCGCCCGCGCCCGCTCCGGTCTACATCGTCAGCACGGACGTGACGCCGGGCCGGGAGGGCATCCAGTACCAGCTCCGCTACAGCGCCCCGGGGCGATCGCCGAACGCGGTGGTGGACCTCTGCACGGATGTGGCGCTCACGCCGGGCGCGGCGCCGTGCCGAGATGGCTCGGGGTGGTTCACCCTGGCCTCGAACGTGCCGGCCTTCAGCCCCGAGTTCACCTATCCGGACGGTCGCTACACCCTGAAGGCCGTGCTCGATGATGGGGCCATCTCCGTCTCCGAGGAGGTCCCCATCTGGGTGGACAGCGTCGAGCCGGTGGTGCGTGCCGTGGAGCTGCTCGGCGACACCAACGGCGACAAGCGCCTGAACGCCGTGGAGCTCCCCACGGGCGCGCCGCAGCTGCGCATCGCCGTGGATGGCCTGGAGCCCGGACGCTCGGTGCAGGTGCGCAACGCCAGCAACCTGGGGGTCATCTACGGGCAGGCCACCGTCACCGACGGCCAGGCCACCGTCTCGCTCTCGTCCCTGCCGACGGGCATCGCGGCGGACTACGCGCTCGTCGTGACCGTGACGGACGCGGCGGGCAACGCCAACCGCATCGCCAACCCCACCGCGTTCTACCCGCTCAATACGGCGGCCTTCTTCTCGTTCCGCCTGGATCGCGTGGCGCCCTCGCTCGTGGTGAGCGCTCCCACCCGGAACGTGCTGGGCATCGCCGATGACGGCTCCAGTGCCCCGGGCTTCCAGCTGCGCGTCACCGTCAACACCGACACGGACGTCGGGGCGGGCGGCGTGCGCATGGAGCTGACGCCGTCGGGGGGCGCGGTGGACCTGACGCCCACGTCTCTCGCCGCCACGCATGAGTACACCCTGCCATCCTCGGGCAAGGTGACGTACACGCTGACGATCACCGCCACGGACACCTCGGGCAACCGCAGCGCGCAGGTGCTCCAATCCATCACCGTGGACCTGGAGGCGCCGGTGGTGGACCTGGTCACGCCAATGGCGGGCACCCTCTACACCAACGCCAGCATCCCCGTTCGCGTGGATGTCGGCTCCGACGACGTGGGCTCGGTCCGGATCTTCACCCAGGTGGATGGGGGCAGTCAGACCATCGTCGGAGATCTGCCGGTGTCTTCGGGTGTGGCGCAGGGCACCCTCAACTTCCCCACCGGCGTGCAGACGGTCTCGGTCGAGGCGACGGACACCGCCGGCAACACCGCGAGAGACCTGGCCGCTGGCGTGGACGTGCGCCTCCCTTGCCCCATCACGCTCACCACGCCGTCCGCCGCGGTGGTGACGCTGCTGTCCCGTGACGATCGGGACCCGGCGACCCCGGGGCTGCAGTACCGCCTGATCGGGAGCACCCCGGCCTGCGGCGGACGCACGGTGAGCCTCTACCGTGGCGGTTCCAGCACGCCCGAGGCCACCACCACCGCGGATGCGACGACGGGCGACTTCTTCTTCGACGTGACGTTGAGCGACGGCGAGCACACGGTGCTCACCATCGAGGTCTTCAGCAGCTCTGGCGCGCCCACTACCGTGTCCGTGGATGTGACGGTGGACATCACCCCACCGCTCATCACCTCCGTCTCTCCCTCGCCGACGACGCTCTACTTCGTGGCGAGCACCAACGTCTTCCTGCTCCCGACGCCCGCGCCCGACCGGGTGGTGGACGCGGCGCCGGGAGGGGACGCCAACGCGACGTTCACCCTCACGGTGATCCAGGCGGTGGGCAGCAAGGTGCAGGCCTTCTATCGGGGCAGCGCCGTCTCCTCGGAGTTCAGCGTGACCACGGACCCGCAGACGCTGGAGGTCCCGGTGACGTTGCCGCAGGACACGGTGGGCACGCTGGAGTTGCGCGTGCAAGACGTGTCCGGGAACGTGACGAGCCACAGCGTGGCGGCCACCGTGGATGTGGTGCCGCCCGCGACTCCCACCGTGACGCGCACGCTGGTTGCGGGCCAGGAGCGAACCGCGAGGGTGGAGGTGACGTGGACGGCCAGCGGCGACGATGGAACCTCGGGCGTGCCCGTGGGCTACGACTTGCGGTGGACGACCAATGCCCTGCTCCAGAATGGCATCCAGGACACGGCCGCCTTCTTCGGTACGAAGGTGCGGCAGGAGACGGGCAACCTGCTGCCGGCTGGCACCACGCGCTACACGCTGACGGTGCCTCCCCTGGCGCGCTACTCCATCCAGGTCCGGCCGCGCGACGAGGTGGGGAACTACGCGCCCTTCGTGGCGGAGACGGCGCAGGAGGTCCTCAGTAACTTCTGGACCTCGCTCACGCTGACCAACCCGGGCGCGGCGGGCAACAACTTCGGCCTCTACATCAACTCGCGCGGCGACCTGAACGCGGATGGTTTCGATGACCTGGTGGTCGCCGCCGCGTCGAGTGTCCCTGGGACGGCCCACATCTATTACGGCAAGAGCAACCCGACGGCGGCCAATCCGCCGCTCCGTCAGGATCTCACGCTGCCGGAGACGGGCTCCCAGTTCTATGGGGCGGACTTCGACGTGGGTGATGCGGGCAATCCCACGGCGGACGTGGTCCAGGATCTGCTGCTGGGGGTGCGCGGCTATGCGACCAACAGTGGCCGGGCCTTCCTGTACTTCGGCCGCAAGAACACCACCGTCGACACCACGGGGCCCATCGAGTTCCGCGGCCCCGCGGGCGCCACGCTGGGTGGCACCGTGAAGATGATCGGCGACATCACCGGCGATGGACTGCAGGAGCTGGCCCTCAGCGCGCATACCGAGAACCCGCCCAAGGTCTACATCTTCTACGGGCGCTCCCCGAGCGCCTGGCGGGCCCTGGGCACCGGCTGCAGCGCCACTGCCCCGTGCGTCGTCACGACGAGCAGCGCGGACAAGGTCATCACCGGGCCGGCCAACACGCCCGTCGTGAACTTCTTCGGGCGCAACCGTGGCTATACCCGACTGGGAGACATCACCGGGGATGGCGTCGAGGACTTCACCCTTCCGCACTCGTTCGAGCGGATCAACAACCTCTACGTGTACTCCGGCAGCACCGTCCGCTCGGCGAATCCGCCCACGCTGGCGGATGCGCTGCAGGTGCTGCATCAGGGCCCGAACACCGGCGGCAGTCTGCCCACGAGCTTCGGCACGGAGGCGGTGGGCGGAGTGAATCTGGCGGGAGGGCCGAGGCTGGACCTCGTGGTGAGCCAGGCGCTGCTCAACAAGGTCTACGTGTTCCGCGATGGAGGCCCGTCGGGTTTCACCACGGCGCCCTTGGAGATCCTGGGTGGAAGTCGCCTGGGCAACGCCCTGGCGCAAGGCGATCTCAACGGGGACGGCCGGCCGGATCTCGCGATCGGCCAGAACCTCAGCGCGGGAGGCTCCGCGTTCGTCTTCTACAACCGAGGCATCCCGGGAGAGGAGTTCGACACGATGCAGGAGAACGGCTTCTCACAGTCCAAGGTGGAGTCCGCCAGCTCGCTTGGCATCACCCTGACCATCCTGGACTTCAACGGGGACGGGAAGCCCGACCTGGCGGCCGGAGATAGTCAATCGAACCCGGCCCGTGTCATGGTGTACTATTGA
- a CDS encoding PqqD family protein, with the protein MAALLPKKLLKRLSGAGRDVLRAVPRLHPEAGLERVRGALVAASPDDQVHTFEDERGQVSEVAERILELVDGRRTVADIVSVLCDEFEVEPEACRADTVAFVKLLVEKKVLVLGP; encoded by the coding sequence GTGGCTGCACTCCTACCCAAAAAGCTGCTGAAGCGACTCTCGGGCGCGGGGCGGGACGTGCTGCGCGCGGTGCCACGGCTCCACCCGGAGGCGGGGCTGGAGCGGGTACGCGGCGCGCTCGTGGCGGCCAGTCCGGATGATCAGGTGCATACCTTCGAGGATGAACGCGGACAGGTGTCCGAGGTGGCCGAGCGCATCCTGGAGCTGGTGGACGGGCGGCGGACGGTGGCCGACATCGTGTCGGTGCTCTGTGACGAGTTCGAAGTGGAGCCGGAGGCGTGCCGTGCCGACACGGTGGCCTTCGTGAAGCTCCTCGTGGAGAAGAAGGTGCTGGTGCTCGGTCCGTGA
- a CDS encoding cytochrome c oxidase assembly factor Coa1 family protein encodes MTPEGNLAPQPSWWSRNWKWAVPVGCLGVLASCGCLGALIFGVAFSAVKNNMAYEQAVNIATTDDEVQAVLGTPITTGMPSGAVNSMNGRSSAELAIPLDGPKEDGVLRIEATKQGEEWDYSMLQVEVPGREPIDLRDRVGGGTPRELAPPTPDAPPPPPPPPGVGDAPHIEETGEERPNDINL; translated from the coding sequence ATGACGCCGGAAGGCAACCTGGCGCCGCAGCCGAGCTGGTGGAGCCGCAACTGGAAGTGGGCCGTGCCCGTGGGCTGCCTGGGCGTGCTGGCCAGCTGCGGGTGCCTGGGCGCCCTCATCTTCGGCGTGGCGTTCTCCGCCGTGAAGAACAACATGGCGTATGAGCAGGCGGTCAACATCGCCACCACGGACGACGAGGTGCAGGCGGTGCTGGGAACTCCCATCACCACCGGCATGCCCAGCGGCGCGGTGAACTCCATGAATGGCCGGAGCAGCGCCGAGCTCGCCATCCCCCTGGATGGCCCCAAGGAGGACGGCGTGCTGCGCATCGAGGCCACCAAGCAGGGCGAGGAGTGGGACTACTCCATGCTCCAGGTGGAGGTGCCAGGCCGCGAGCCCATCGATCTGCGCGACCGGGTGGGCGGCGGAACGCCCCGGGAGCTGGCGCCCCCCACACCGGACGCCCCGCCCCCGCCGCCTCCTCCACCGGGAGTCGGTGACGCGCCGCACATCGAAGAGACCGGTGAGGAGCGCCCGAACGACATCAACCTGTAG
- a CDS encoding electron transfer flavoprotein subunit alpha/FixB family protein, which yields MPIVLIVAEQQPDGNLRKATLNAISAGRTLAEKAGAELHLALLSKDPSKVAEELKGYGVKAVHTAAAPELEHYLAEVYTPAIAGLAQELKADYVGMASTAMGKDLMPRVAARLKAAMATDVMAFNGSGADVTFTRPMWAGNVFAEVKLTTPVKVFSLRATEFTAAQGGQAAAEVKTFTPKLEPSKTKFVDFKEVKSARPELTEARVVVSGGRGTKGDFKEIEALADELGAAVGASRAVCDAGWVPNDLQVGQTGKVVAPQLYIAAGISGAIQHLAGMKSSKTIVAINKDPEAPIFQVADYGLVADLFKVLPELRQALHSLK from the coding sequence ATGCCGATCGTTCTCATCGTCGCCGAGCAGCAGCCGGACGGGAACCTGCGCAAGGCCACCCTCAACGCCATCTCCGCGGGCCGTACGCTGGCGGAGAAGGCGGGGGCCGAGCTGCACCTGGCCCTGCTTTCGAAGGATCCTTCCAAGGTAGCCGAGGAGCTCAAGGGCTACGGCGTCAAGGCAGTACACACCGCCGCCGCGCCGGAGCTCGAGCACTACCTGGCCGAGGTGTACACGCCCGCCATCGCCGGCCTGGCGCAGGAGCTGAAGGCCGACTACGTGGGCATGGCGTCCACGGCCATGGGCAAGGACCTGATGCCGCGCGTGGCCGCGCGCCTGAAGGCCGCCATGGCCACCGACGTGATGGCCTTCAATGGCAGCGGCGCGGACGTCACGTTCACGCGCCCCATGTGGGCCGGCAACGTGTTCGCCGAGGTGAAGCTCACCACGCCGGTGAAGGTGTTCTCCCTGCGCGCCACCGAGTTCACGGCGGCCCAGGGGGGCCAGGCTGCCGCCGAGGTGAAGACCTTCACCCCGAAGCTCGAGCCGTCCAAGACGAAGTTCGTCGACTTCAAGGAAGTGAAGAGCGCTCGCCCCGAGCTGACCGAGGCGCGCGTGGTGGTCTCCGGCGGTCGCGGCACCAAGGGCGACTTCAAGGAGATCGAGGCCCTGGCCGACGAGCTGGGCGCCGCGGTGGGCGCCTCGCGCGCGGTGTGCGACGCGGGTTGGGTGCCCAATGATCTGCAGGTGGGCCAGACGGGCAAGGTGGTCGCTCCGCAGCTCTACATCGCGGCGGGCATCAGCGGCGCCATCCAGCACCTGGCGGGCATGAAGAGCTCGAAGACCATCGTCGCCATCAACAAGGATCCGGAGGCTCCCATCTTCCAGGTGGCCGACTACGGGCTGGTGGCGGACCTCTTCAAGGTGCTGCCCGAGCTGCGGCAGGCCCTGCACAGCCTGAAGTAG
- a CDS encoding electron transfer flavoprotein subunit beta/FixA family protein, producing the protein MKILVTAKRVEDPESKIKVKPDGTGIVQEGLKYKINPFDEIAVEEGLRLVAKHTGEVVVVSIGGKEVQEQLRHALAMGATRAVWVNHTGALDQLGIAGLLQKVVEKEKPDMVVLGKQSIDDDQNQVGQYLAEFLGWSQATFASKVESLESEQEKNKVPALQVGADGKTVRVVREVDNGLATLECALPAVVTTDLRLNLPRYASLPGIMKAKSKPIEELTPQKLGVDVTPKIQVVKMSSPPPRKAGIKVPDVAGLVDKLRNEAKVV; encoded by the coding sequence GTGAAGATCCTCGTCACCGCCAAGCGCGTGGAAGATCCCGAGTCGAAGATCAAGGTCAAGCCGGACGGTACCGGCATCGTCCAGGAGGGGCTGAAGTACAAGATCAACCCCTTCGACGAGATTGCTGTCGAGGAGGGCCTGCGACTGGTCGCCAAGCACACCGGCGAGGTGGTGGTGGTGTCCATCGGCGGCAAGGAGGTGCAGGAGCAGCTGCGCCACGCGCTGGCCATGGGCGCCACCCGCGCCGTGTGGGTGAACCACACCGGAGCGCTGGACCAGCTGGGCATCGCCGGGCTGCTCCAGAAGGTGGTGGAGAAGGAGAAGCCGGACATGGTCGTCCTGGGCAAGCAGTCCATCGACGACGACCAGAACCAGGTGGGCCAGTACCTGGCCGAGTTCCTGGGCTGGAGCCAGGCCACGTTCGCCTCCAAGGTGGAGTCGCTGGAGAGCGAGCAGGAGAAGAACAAGGTGCCCGCGCTGCAGGTGGGCGCCGACGGCAAGACGGTGCGCGTGGTGCGCGAGGTGGACAACGGGCTGGCCACGCTGGAGTGTGCGCTGCCCGCGGTCGTCACCACGGACCTGCGCCTGAACCTGCCGCGCTACGCGAGCCTGCCCGGCATCATGAAGGCCAAGAGCAAGCCCATCGAGGAGCTGACGCCGCAGAAGCTGGGCGTGGACGTCACCCCCAAGATTCAGGTGGTGAAGATGTCCTCTCCTCCTCCGCGCAAGGCCGGCATCAAGGTGCCGGACGTGGCGGGCCTGGTGGACAAGCTGCGCAACGAGGCCAAGGTCGTCTAG
- a CDS encoding acyl-CoA dehydrogenase family protein — protein MDFQLTDSQRALQETARKYAREVVRPKSAHYDETAEFPKDLIAIAHELGLINMAIPQECGGLGLSHLDQVIACEELSWGDASVATTIVANDLANLPIILAGTPEQKQRLLGHFGERLKFASFCLTEPGAGSDVAGMSTTARREGDHYVLNGSKCFITNGGYAEQFTVFATVDKAKKHKGVTCFVVEGRPQGLSVGKKENKMGQRASNTVTLNFDEVRVPVANRIGEEGQGFAIAMETLDNSRPLTAMFSVGIARAALEHSLEYSAQRQTFGKAIREHQGVQFLLADMAMSIQAARLLTYQSAWLLDEGQKNTLVSSYAKCFAADMAMKVTTDAVQVYGGYGYMKDYPVEKLMRDAKLIQIYEGTSQVQRMVIAKELFR, from the coding sequence ATGGACTTCCAGCTTACGGACTCACAGCGCGCACTCCAGGAGACTGCCCGTAAATACGCCCGCGAGGTGGTGCGCCCCAAGTCCGCCCACTACGACGAGACGGCAGAATTCCCGAAGGACTTGATCGCCATCGCCCATGAGCTGGGGCTGATCAACATGGCCATCCCCCAGGAGTGCGGAGGGCTGGGGTTGTCCCACCTGGATCAGGTCATCGCCTGCGAGGAGCTGAGCTGGGGCGATGCCTCGGTGGCCACCACCATCGTGGCCAATGACCTGGCCAACCTGCCCATCATCCTGGCCGGCACCCCGGAGCAGAAGCAGCGGCTGCTGGGGCACTTCGGCGAGCGGCTGAAGTTCGCCTCGTTCTGCCTCACCGAGCCGGGAGCGGGCTCGGACGTGGCGGGCATGAGCACCACGGCGCGCCGCGAGGGCGACCACTACGTGCTCAACGGCTCCAAGTGCTTCATCACCAACGGCGGCTACGCCGAGCAGTTCACGGTGTTCGCCACGGTGGACAAGGCGAAGAAGCACAAGGGCGTCACCTGCTTCGTGGTGGAGGGCCGGCCGCAGGGGCTCTCCGTGGGCAAGAAGGAGAACAAGATGGGCCAGCGCGCCAGCAACACGGTGACGCTGAACTTCGACGAGGTGCGCGTCCCGGTGGCCAACCGCATCGGCGAGGAGGGCCAGGGCTTCGCCATCGCCATGGAGACGCTGGACAACAGCCGCCCGCTCACCGCCATGTTCTCGGTGGGCATCGCCCGCGCCGCGCTCGAGCACAGCCTGGAGTACAGCGCCCAGCGCCAGACGTTCGGCAAGGCCATCCGCGAGCACCAGGGCGTGCAGTTCCTCCTGGCCGACATGGCCATGAGCATCCAGGCGGCGCGCCTGCTCACCTACCAGAGCGCGTGGTTGCTGGATGAGGGCCAGAAGAACACCCTGGTCTCCAGCTACGCCAAGTGCTTCGCCGCCGACATGGCCATGAAGGTGACCACCGACGCCGTGCAGGTGTACGGCGGCTACGGCTACATGAAGGACTACCCCGTCGAGAAGCTGATGCGCGACGCCAAGCTCATCCAGATCTACGAGGGAACCAGCCAGGTCCAGCGCATGGTCATCGCCAAGGAACTGTTCAGGTAG